The following coding sequences lie in one Apium graveolens cultivar Ventura chromosome 3, ASM990537v1, whole genome shotgun sequence genomic window:
- the LOC141714216 gene encoding uncharacterized protein LOC141714216: MPGDGAEIWVKPQQYTVKISVDAATFNDKHATGMGMVARDYTGGLVSAKTKLLQELLQPSMAEAVAIKEALSWIKEMKWDKTVVESDCLVAIQSIRSSVHMRSRFGRTIEDCRRIIKGLNNMELYFIKRSANRSAHELARLSHMYPDRIFDGSSIPVIVKDCIVLDSVEK; the protein is encoded by the coding sequence ATGCCTGGGGATGGGGCAGAAATTTGGGTAAAACCTCAACAGTACACAGTGAAGATTTCAGTAGATGCAGCCACATTCAATGACAAACATGCCACAGGGATGGGAATGGTGGCCAGAGACTATACAGGTGGTCTTGTGAGCGCGAAAACAAAACTTCTGCAGGAGCTTTTGCAACCCAGTATGGCAGAAGCTGTAGCGATCAAAGAAGCTTTGAGCTGGATAAAAGAAATGAAATGGGACAAGACTGTAGTGGAATCTGACTGCCTAGTGGCGATCCAGAGCATTCGAAGTTCAGTCCACATGCGCTCAAGGTTTGGACGCACTATTGAGGATTGCAGGAGGATAATCAAAGGGTTAAACAACATGGAGTTGTATTTCATTAAACGGTCTGCGAATAGGTCGGCACACGAGCTTGCTCGATTGTCACATATGTATCCTGATCGTATATTTGACGGAAGCTCTATTCCGGTCATAGTTAAAGATTGTATTGTGCTTGATTCAGTTGAGAAATAA